The proteins below come from a single Geobacillus thermoleovorans genomic window:
- the acpS gene encoding holo-ACP synthase, protein MIVGIGIDIVELERIRSLLERSRKFPERILTPREKAQFGELPPARQAEFLAGRFAAKEAYAKALGTGIGRHLSFQDIEIVSDEHGKPSIAARRDGETVHLSISHSRDYAVAQVVIERLGPMTPADACHG, encoded by the coding sequence GTGATCGTCGGCATTGGCATTGATATTGTAGAGTTGGAACGGATCCGCTCCCTTCTTGAGCGGAGCCGCAAATTTCCAGAGCGAATTTTGACGCCGCGTGAAAAAGCGCAGTTTGGCGAGTTGCCGCCCGCAAGACAGGCAGAGTTTCTCGCCGGGCGATTTGCGGCTAAAGAAGCGTACGCCAAAGCGCTCGGAACGGGGATCGGGCGGCATCTATCGTTTCAAGACATCGAGATCGTTTCCGATGAGCACGGAAAGCCGAGCATTGCTGCCCGCCGCGATGGCGAGACGGTTCATCTGTCCATTTCCCATAGCCGCGATTACGCCGTCGCCCAAGTCGTCATTGAGCGCCTTGGACCGATGACGCCGGCTGATGCTTGCCATGGCTAG
- the cmpA gene encoding cortex morphogenetic protein CmpA produces the protein MPTWLKNQMRRAYYEKNREQIKLLNQCWFFYRRKHCS, from the coding sequence TTGCCTACATGGCTGAAAAATCAGATGAGACGAGCCTACTATGAGAAAAACCGTGAGCAAATTAAACTGTTGAACCAATGCTGGTTTTTTTATCGGAGAAAACACTGCTCCTAA
- a CDS encoding SprT family protein — protein sequence MDQKQLQALVEQISIRVFGKPFRHTAFFNPRLRTTGGRYMLQTHNIELNKKHYEQFGEEELIAIIKHELCHYHLHLEGKGYRHRDRDFRELLQKVGAPRYCRPLARNTKAPKTIYTYICTSCGLTYRRKRRINIDRYVCGRCRSKLKLS from the coding sequence ATGGACCAAAAGCAGCTGCAAGCCCTTGTCGAACAAATTTCCATTCGCGTGTTCGGCAAGCCGTTTCGCCATACCGCTTTCTTCAACCCTCGTTTGCGCACCACCGGCGGGCGCTACATGTTGCAAACGCACAACATTGAGCTCAATAAAAAACATTACGAGCAGTTCGGCGAGGAAGAATTGATCGCCATCATCAAACACGAGCTTTGCCATTACCACTTGCACCTTGAGGGAAAAGGCTACCGCCACCGCGACCGCGACTTCCGCGAACTGCTGCAAAAAGTGGGGGCGCCTCGCTATTGTCGTCCGCTTGCTCGAAATACAAAAGCGCCGAAAACGATCTACACATACATTTGCACGTCATGCGGCCTCACCTACCGCCGCAAAAGACGGATCAACATAGACCGTTATGTTTGCGGCCGCTGCCGAAGCAAGCTCAAACTATCCTAG
- a CDS encoding LolA family protein has translation MGRNVLMALVGIIFLFALAGCGSKSQEEVLKALDEKVDEMTGYQAEAKMTFRTGEKPQVYHVEVWHKQPSYYRVSLKNADKGQSQMILRNDEGVFVFTPALNKTFKFVSDWPKNSSQAYLYESLVKDILSDSKAKFKATDDYYVFETKTNYPNSEVIPTQEITLRKKDLAPVSVKVMDTDRKALLTVEFSNVEFNKKFDDDAFDTKKNMTGARLEVPTMAEGKEQVMAVMYPSQLPKGVQALEEKEVKGENGTRVIMTFGGKKSFTLVQEKADVLPATSMPVLVNGDPVDLGFTIGALTDRTLTWWYNGAEFTLASDDLTPEEMVMVASSVQEKAAK, from the coding sequence ATGGGCAGAAACGTGCTGATGGCGTTGGTCGGCATCATTTTTCTGTTTGCTTTGGCTGGCTGCGGGTCGAAATCGCAGGAAGAGGTGCTGAAGGCGCTTGATGAAAAGGTCGATGAGATGACGGGTTATCAGGCTGAGGCGAAAATGACGTTCCGCACCGGTGAGAAGCCGCAAGTGTATCATGTTGAAGTGTGGCACAAGCAGCCGTCCTACTACCGCGTCAGCTTGAAAAACGCCGACAAAGGACAAAGCCAAATGATTTTGCGCAATGACGAAGGGGTGTTCGTCTTCACGCCGGCGCTCAACAAAACCTTCAAGTTTGTGAGCGATTGGCCGAAAAACAGCAGCCAAGCGTATTTGTACGAATCGCTCGTCAAAGACATTTTGAGCGATTCGAAGGCGAAGTTTAAGGCGACGGACGATTACTATGTGTTTGAGACGAAAACGAACTACCCGAACAGCGAAGTCATTCCAACCCAAGAGATTACACTGCGCAAAAAAGATTTGGCGCCCGTCTCGGTCAAAGTGATGGATACGGACCGGAAAGCGCTGTTGACGGTCGAGTTTTCCAACGTCGAGTTTAACAAAAAGTTTGATGATGACGCGTTTGATACAAAGAAAAACATGACTGGCGCCCGTCTTGAGGTGCCAACGATGGCCGAAGGAAAAGAGCAAGTGATGGCCGTCATGTACCCGAGTCAGCTTCCGAAAGGGGTTCAAGCGCTCGAGGAAAAAGAAGTGAAAGGTGAAAACGGCACGCGCGTCATTATGACATTCGGCGGCAAAAAATCGTTTACGCTCGTGCAAGAAAAAGCGGATGTGCTTCCGGCGACAAGCATGCCAGTTCTTGTCAACGGCGACCCGGTTGATTTAGGATTCACCATTGGCGCCCTCACCGACCGAACGTTGACATGGTGGTACAATGGGGCGGAGTTTACGCTCGCCTCGGACGATTTGACGCCGGAAGAAATGGTGATGGTCGCCAGCTCAGTGCAAGAAAAAGCGGCAAAATGA
- the ndoA gene encoding type II toxin-antitoxin system endoribonuclease NdoA, which yields MIVKRGDVYFADLSPVVGSEQGGVRPVLVIQNDIGNRFSPTVIVAAITAQIQKAKLPTHVEIDAKRYGFERDSVILLEQIRTIDKQRLTDKITHLDDEMMDKVDEALQISLGLIDF from the coding sequence TTGATTGTCAAACGTGGCGACGTGTATTTTGCGGACCTTTCCCCGGTTGTTGGCTCGGAGCAGGGCGGCGTGCGCCCCGTGTTGGTGATCCAAAACGATATCGGCAATCGTTTTAGCCCGACGGTGATTGTCGCGGCGATTACGGCGCAAATCCAAAAAGCGAAGCTGCCGACGCATGTCGAGATTGACGCGAAACGCTACGGGTTTGAACGCGATTCGGTCATTTTGCTTGAGCAAATTCGCACGATCGACAAGCAACGGCTGACCGATAAAATCACTCATTTGGACGATGAAATGATGGATAAAGTCGATGAGGCGCTGCAAATTAGCTTAGGGCTGATCGACTTTTGA
- a CDS encoding rhomboid family intramembrane serine protease, translating into MFQHASDVRSFVRLYPVVAALLLVHIAAWLLFSLPLTALEPIWQYAVGTNGAIRHGECWRLVSPIVLHRDFHHMAANSLSLWLFGPWLERALGKRKFLFLYIGGGIGANVATLFLLPPLYTHVGASGAIFALFGMYSYLALFRRDLVAPRHAQLLLSVMAVHLLIGIMTPHGNLLAHLFGFAVGGLLAPFLSIRPKRPSFYMPRL; encoded by the coding sequence GTGTTTCAACATGCAAGCGATGTCCGCTCATTTGTCCGCCTTTATCCCGTCGTTGCCGCCTTATTATTGGTCCATATCGCCGCATGGCTGTTGTTTTCTCTTCCCTTGACAGCGCTTGAACCCATTTGGCAATACGCCGTCGGGACGAACGGCGCGATCCGCCATGGAGAGTGCTGGCGGCTTGTCAGCCCAATCGTGCTGCATCGCGATTTCCACCATATGGCCGCCAACAGTTTGTCCTTATGGCTGTTTGGCCCCTGGCTGGAGCGCGCACTTGGGAAAAGAAAGTTTTTGTTTCTGTATATCGGAGGCGGAATCGGCGCCAATGTCGCCACTTTATTCCTTCTGCCGCCGCTGTACACCCATGTCGGGGCGTCGGGCGCCATTTTCGCCTTGTTTGGCATGTACAGCTACCTCGCCCTATTCCGCCGCGACTTAGTCGCCCCCCGCCACGCCCAGCTGCTGCTTTCGGTCATGGCGGTTCATTTGCTGATTGGCATCATGACACCACATGGGAATTTATTGGCCCATCTATTTGGCTTCGCCGTCGGCGGCCTGCTTGCCCCCTTTTTGTCCATCCGCCCCAAGCGGCCGTCGTTTTACATGCCTCGGCTATGA
- the tsaE gene encoding tRNA (adenosine(37)-N6)-threonylcarbamoyltransferase complex ATPase subunit type 1 TsaE → MKKIEILVHSPEETKSVARRLAEHLERGMVIALEGDLGAGKTTFTKGLAEGLGITQTVNSPTFTIIKQYDGRLPLYHMDVYRLEDEWEDLGFDEYFAGDGVTVVEWAHLIAGQLPEERLTVFLFHRGGDERLLRFEPSGERYEQLCKEIFPS, encoded by the coding sequence ATGAAAAAAATTGAAATTTTGGTGCATTCTCCGGAAGAAACGAAGTCGGTGGCCCGCCGGCTGGCGGAACATCTTGAGCGGGGAATGGTCATCGCATTAGAAGGTGATCTCGGGGCGGGAAAGACGACGTTTACGAAAGGTCTTGCTGAAGGGCTGGGCATTACGCAAACGGTCAATAGCCCAACGTTTACGATTATTAAGCAATATGATGGTCGGCTTCCGCTTTATCATATGGATGTATACCGACTTGAAGATGAATGGGAAGATCTTGGATTTGACGAATATTTTGCTGGCGATGGTGTTACGGTTGTTGAATGGGCGCATTTGATCGCCGGCCAGTTGCCTGAGGAACGGCTGACCGTTTTCTTGTTTCATCGTGGCGGCGATGAGCGGTTGCTTCGCTTTGAGCCGTCGGGAGAGCGTTATGAACAGTTGTGCAAGGAGATTTTTCCGTCATGA
- a CDS encoding CopG family ribbon-helix-helix protein produces the protein MSESGATAEIVVRLPQSLLTELDVLVKQENGNRNELIYQATKMYIRERKKRQIREAMRRGYMEMAKINLSIASEAFHAEYEADHTVERLVSGG, from the coding sequence GTGTCGGAATCTGGCGCAACAGCGGAAATCGTCGTTCGTTTGCCGCAGTCGCTGCTGACAGAACTGGACGTGCTCGTAAAGCAGGAAAACGGCAACCGCAATGAACTCATTTATCAAGCGACGAAAATGTACATTCGCGAGCGGAAGAAACGGCAAATTCGCGAGGCGATGAGACGAGGCTACATGGAAATGGCGAAAATCAATTTATCTATCGCTTCTGAAGCGTTTCATGCTGAATACGAGGCCGACCACACCGTTGAACGCTTAGTTAGCGGGGGGTAA
- a CDS encoding Tex family protein — MANEQRLIEVIAAEQQLAAKRVENVIALHREGNTIPFIARYRKEMTGALDEVQIREVLERWEYLQHLEQRKEEVIRLIDEQGKLTEELKRDILEATKLQQVEDLYRPYRQKRRTKATIAKERGLEPLAEWLLSCPPAPTPEQQAEMFVNEDKGVATVEEALQGAKDIIAEKVADDAALRQWVRDETRRKGTIASVAKAPEKDEKSVYEMYYDYEEPLAKIVPHRVLALNRGEKEEVLRVSIKAPVEDIIRYLRRKTVADESSPAAPIVAEAIEDGYKRLMEPAIERDIRNELTEKAEERAIHIFAENLRKLLLQPPLKGKTVLGIDPAYRTGCKLAVVDETGKLLRIDVIYPHPPQERKEEARAKLLRLLDDHHVDMIAIGNGTASRETEQFVADTLKHVQRDIFYLIVNEAGASVYSASDLARAEFPDLQVEERSAVSIARRVQDPLAELVKIDPKSVGVGQYQHDVSQKKLAESLRFVVETVVNQVGVNVNTASVSLLQYVSGLTKTVAENIVKRREEQGKFRNREELKTIPRLGAKTYEQCIGFLRIVDGDEPLDRTPIHPERYAEVKQLLRKLGFTTAAIGSDELRQALQAIEVEMVAAELGIGELTLRDIIDALCRPERDPRDELPKPLLRKDVLKMEDLKPGMELEGTVRNVVDFGAFVDIGVKQDGLVHISKLSKQYVRHPLDVVSVGDVVKVWVEHVDVAKGRISLSMVPPKE; from the coding sequence TTGGCTAACGAACAGCGGCTCATTGAAGTCATTGCCGCCGAGCAGCAGCTGGCAGCGAAGCGAGTCGAAAACGTCATTGCGCTCCATCGAGAAGGAAACACGATCCCGTTTATCGCCCGCTACCGGAAAGAAATGACTGGGGCGCTCGATGAAGTGCAAATTCGTGAAGTACTTGAGAGATGGGAGTATTTGCAGCATTTAGAGCAACGGAAAGAGGAAGTGATTCGCCTCATTGATGAGCAAGGGAAGTTGACGGAAGAGTTAAAGCGCGACATTCTTGAGGCCACGAAGTTGCAACAAGTCGAAGATTTATACCGCCCATATCGGCAAAAGCGGCGCACGAAAGCAACAATCGCAAAAGAGAGAGGGCTTGAACCCCTTGCCGAATGGCTCCTTTCGTGTCCACCGGCCCCAACTCCGGAACAACAGGCCGAAATGTTCGTCAACGAAGATAAAGGAGTCGCAACCGTTGAAGAGGCGCTTCAAGGTGCGAAAGATATCATCGCCGAAAAAGTGGCAGATGACGCTGCTCTTCGTCAATGGGTGCGCGACGAGACACGGCGGAAAGGAACGATTGCTTCGGTTGCCAAAGCGCCGGAAAAGGACGAAAAGAGTGTGTACGAAATGTACTACGACTACGAGGAACCCCTCGCTAAAATCGTTCCGCACCGCGTGTTGGCGTTAAACCGTGGTGAAAAGGAAGAGGTGCTGCGCGTCTCGATCAAGGCGCCTGTTGAGGACATCATTCGCTATTTGCGGCGAAAAACAGTCGCTGATGAATCGTCCCCGGCCGCTCCCATCGTGGCAGAAGCGATCGAGGACGGATACAAGCGGCTGATGGAGCCTGCCATTGAACGCGACATCCGCAACGAGTTGACGGAGAAAGCGGAGGAGCGGGCCATCCATATTTTCGCTGAAAACTTGCGCAAACTGCTTCTCCAGCCGCCGCTCAAAGGAAAAACGGTGCTCGGCATCGACCCAGCCTATCGGACTGGGTGCAAGCTCGCCGTTGTCGACGAAACGGGGAAACTGCTTCGCATTGATGTGATCTATCCGCATCCGCCGCAAGAGCGAAAAGAAGAGGCGCGCGCGAAACTTCTTCGCCTGCTTGATGACCATCACGTTGATATGATCGCGATTGGCAACGGAACAGCATCTCGGGAAACCGAACAGTTTGTCGCCGACACGCTGAAGCATGTGCAACGCGATATCTTTTATTTGATTGTCAATGAAGCAGGAGCGAGCGTCTACTCTGCTTCCGACCTTGCACGCGCTGAGTTTCCCGACCTGCAAGTCGAAGAGCGGAGCGCCGTCTCGATCGCCCGCCGCGTCCAAGACCCGCTCGCCGAGCTTGTCAAAATCGATCCAAAATCGGTCGGCGTCGGCCAATACCAGCACGATGTGTCGCAAAAAAAGCTTGCCGAGTCGCTTCGTTTCGTCGTCGAGACGGTCGTCAATCAAGTCGGTGTCAACGTCAACACTGCCTCCGTCTCCCTGCTTCAGTACGTGTCCGGGCTCACGAAAACCGTTGCAGAAAACATCGTCAAGCGTCGCGAAGAGCAAGGGAAATTCCGCAACCGCGAAGAGCTGAAAACGATTCCTCGGCTCGGAGCGAAAACGTACGAGCAGTGCATCGGTTTTTTGCGCATCGTTGATGGCGACGAACCGCTTGACCGCACGCCGATTCACCCCGAGCGGTACGCGGAAGTGAAGCAACTGTTGCGTAAGTTAGGATTTACGACCGCCGCCATTGGCAGTGATGAACTGCGCCAGGCGCTGCAAGCCATCGAAGTCGAGATGGTGGCTGCCGAGCTCGGCATCGGAGAACTGACGTTGCGCGACATCATTGACGCGTTGTGCCGCCCAGAGCGCGACCCGCGCGACGAGCTGCCCAAGCCGCTATTACGCAAAGATGTGTTGAAGATGGAAGATTTGAAGCCAGGCATGGAGCTGGAAGGAACCGTGCGCAACGTCGTTGACTTCGGCGCCTTTGTCGACATTGGGGTCAAACAGGACGGGCTCGTGCACATTTCCAAACTAAGCAAACAATACGTGCGCCATCCACTCGATGTCGTTTCGGTCGGCGACGTCGTCAAAGTATGGGTCGAGCATGTCGATGTGGCGAAGGGAAGAATATCGCTGTCGATGGTGCCGCCGAAAGAGTGA
- the alr gene encoding alanine racemase encodes MDEFHRDTWVEIDLDAIYDNVANLRRFLPEGTQIMAVVKANAYGHGDAQVAATALEAGASRLAVAFLDEALALRKKGIDAPILVLGASRPEDVALAAEHRIALTVFRSDWLEKASSLYNGSTPIHFHLKMDTGMGRLGVKDEEETKRIAALIDRHPPFVLEGVYTHFATADEVNTDYFSYQYARFLHMLDWLPSRPPLVHCANSAAALRFSDRAFNMVRFGISMYGLAPSPDIKPLLPYELKEAFSLHSRLVHVKKLQPGEKVSYGATYTAQTEEWIGTIPIGYADGWLRRLQHFHVLVGGQRAPIVGRICMDQCMIRLPEPLPVGTKVTLIGRQGDEVISIDDVARHLGTINYEVPCTIGYRVPRIFFRNKRIMEVRNAVGRG; translated from the coding sequence ATGGACGAGTTTCACCGCGATACGTGGGTGGAAATTGATTTGGACGCCATTTACGACAACGTCGCGAATTTGCGCCGCTTTTTGCCGGAGGGTACGCAAATTATGGCCGTTGTCAAGGCGAACGCCTACGGGCACGGCGATGCCCAAGTGGCGGCAACGGCGCTCGAAGCGGGCGCTTCCCGCTTGGCCGTCGCCTTTTTGGACGAGGCGCTTGCCTTACGAAAAAAAGGCATCGATGCCCCGATTTTAGTGCTTGGGGCGTCTCGTCCCGAGGATGTGGCGTTGGCCGCCGAACACCGCATCGCCTTAACCGTGTTTCGCTCTGATTGGCTCGAGAAGGCGTCATCGCTATATAACGGTTCGACCCCGATTCATTTCCATTTAAAGATGGACACGGGAATGGGACGGCTTGGGGTTAAAGACGAAGAGGAGACAAAGCGAATAGCGGCCTTGATCGATCGCCATCCGCCCTTTGTGCTTGAAGGGGTGTATACGCATTTTGCGACCGCTGATGAAGTGAATACGGATTACTTTTCTTATCAATACGCCCGCTTTTTGCATATGCTTGACTGGCTGCCGTCGCGGCCGCCGCTCGTTCATTGCGCCAACAGCGCGGCGGCCCTTCGTTTTTCCGATCGAGCGTTCAACATGGTTCGCTTTGGCATTTCGATGTACGGGCTCGCCCCATCGCCGGACATCAAGCCGCTCCTCCCATACGAATTGAAAGAGGCGTTTTCGCTCCATAGCCGCCTTGTACACGTCAAAAAACTGCAACCAGGCGAAAAGGTGAGCTACGGTGCGACGTACACCGCGCAGACGGAAGAGTGGATCGGCACGATTCCAATCGGTTATGCGGACGGCTGGCTGCGCCGCCTGCAGCACTTTCATGTGCTTGTTGGCGGGCAGCGGGCGCCGATCGTCGGCCGTATCTGCATGGATCAATGCATGATCCGCCTGCCGGAGCCGCTGCCTGTCGGGACGAAGGTGACATTAATTGGCCGCCAAGGGGACGAAGTCATTTCCATCGATGATGTCGCCCGTCATTTGGGCACAATCAATTATGAAGTGCCGTGCACGATCGGCTACCGGGTGCCCCGTATTTTTTTCCGAAATAAGCGTATAATGGAAGTGAGAAACGCCGTTGGTCGCGGATGA